One Apostichopus japonicus isolate 1M-3 chromosome 14, ASM3797524v1, whole genome shotgun sequence genomic window carries:
- the LOC139980102 gene encoding uncharacterized protein: MNLWNPKKQTIVQFATTSSFQPVPYRAEPCQECVSLRTCLNNEFRNFDRDLLKRVTPVVYDAPPSLSVINTEKRIHRQERARSSWKKGKTLSVASMDVSSSSSDETSSQVNSEKSNSLNGD, from the exons ATGAATCTTTGGAATCCGAAGAAACAAACGATCGTGCAATTTGCGACAACATCCAG TTTCCAGCCGGTTCCTTACAGAGCAGAGCCGTGCCAAGAGTGTGTTTCTTTACGGACTTGCCTAAATAACGAATTCCGAAATTTTGATCGAGATTTGTTAAAACGGGTGACACCGGTTGTCTATGATGCACCGCCTTCTCTCAGCG TCATCAACACAGAGAAAAGAATCCACAGACAGGAAAGAGCAAGATCGTCATGGAAGAAGGGTAAAACTTTATCTGTGGCTAGTATGGACGTGTCGTCGTCATCTTCCGACGAGACATCATCGCAGGTTAACAGCGAGAAATCAAACTCCCTAAACGGAGATTGA